Proteins from a genomic interval of Mustela lutreola isolate mMusLut2 chromosome 4, mMusLut2.pri, whole genome shotgun sequence:
- the LOC131829022 gene encoding uncharacterized protein LOC131829022 isoform X2, whose protein sequence is MSTRARQAKLPERFPKSPIGVPTFSVCIHPDPLASLYDDLDVDSTEGEVPLFTKVVARLEKELSVLTDLLVESIEDYSTSEDKVSSASSLISDPEKDSMDDDSVGRSHPAPLSRSFPSVDMAQMTREAEEEEDSGTGCATGQCARHPEAPKAPGVLRQREPGGPWGPTCGSDLGPEEDSA, encoded by the exons ATGTCCACACGTGCACGCCAAGCAAAGCTCCCCGAGCGATTCCCAAAGAGTCCCATAGGGGTCCCGACATTCTCTGTGTGTATCCACCCAGATCCCCTGGCTAGCCTGTACGATGACCTTGACGTGgacagcacagagggagaggtccCATTGTTCACCAAGGTG GTGGCCCGGCTGGAAAAGGAGCTTAGTG TTCTTACAGATCTACTGGTAGAGAGCATCGAGGACTACTCCACCAGTGAGGACAAAGTCTCTTCAG CATCCTCGCTGATCTCTGACCCGGAGAAGGATTCCATGGACGACGATTCCGTCGGAAGGAGCCACCCTGCGCCT CTCTCAAGAAGCTTCCCTTCTGTGGACATGGCGCAAATGACAagggaagcagaagaagaggaggacTCGGGAACGGG CTGCGCCACAGGACAGTGTGCCCGCCACCCCGAGGCACCAAAGGCTCCTGGGGTGCTCCGACAAAGGGAGCCAGGAGGGCCCTGGGGCCCCACTTGCGGCTCCGATTTGGGCCCGGAGGAGGATTCGGCATGA
- the LOC131829022 gene encoding uncharacterized protein LOC131829022 isoform X1 — MVAPSWTTIGLVELGRGRTWSISRGGGGGGRGGRQRAGKDKYKDRGRQSPADAVLGTVTASRGERITQPGFRVLERIGGGQSRWATGDPPVPCGNQATKAREDSELGTHPTEGRAQHPQSSGSPAALTPLCPLSWPTPASSLISDPEKDSMDDDSVGRSHPAPLSRSFPSVDMAQMTREAEEEEDSGTGCATGQCARHPEAPKAPGVLRQREPGGPWGPTCGSDLGPEEDSA; from the exons ATGGTTGCCCCCTCCTGGACAACAATAGGACTGGTGGAGCTTGGCAGGGGAAGGACATGGAGCATCTctaggggaggaggtggaggaggacgaggaggaagacagagagcagggaaggacaagtacaaggacagaggaagacaaagtcCCGCAGACGCAGTCTTAGGGACAGTGACAGCCTCCAGGGGGGAAAGGATCACACAGCCGGGCTTCCGGGTCTTGGAGAGAATCGGAGGTGGGCAGAGCAGGTGGGCAACCGGAGACCCCCCTGTACCCTGCGGAAATCAAGCGACCAAGGCCAGGGAGGACTCGGAGCTAGGGACGcaccccactgagggcagagcccagcatCCCCAGAGCAGTGGGTCGCCAGCTGCACTAACTCCCCTTTGTCCTCTCTCATGGCCAACCCCAGCATCCTCGCTGATCTCTGACCCGGAGAAGGATTCCATGGACGACGATTCCGTCGGAAGGAGCCACCCTGCGCCT CTCTCAAGAAGCTTCCCTTCTGTGGACATGGCGCAAATGACAagggaagcagaagaagaggaggacTCGGGAACGGG CTGCGCCACAGGACAGTGTGCCCGCCACCCCGAGGCACCAAAGGCTCCTGGGGTGCTCCGACAAAGGGAGCCAGGAGGGCCCTGGGGCCCCACTTGCGGCTCCGATTTGGGCCCGGAGGAGGATTCGGCATGA